In a genomic window of Erigeron canadensis isolate Cc75 chromosome 5, C_canadensis_v1, whole genome shotgun sequence:
- the LOC122599937 gene encoding embryogenesis-associated protein EMB8-like gives MEMISSYSDSPYKLLLIALSRIPVTHYVIGFLSILFVMVYNLLEFHIIQDMLTGFRGQRVSLTFNPCSQLYHEVVSKCTLLHGRYMSTPWLSSTHLQTTFLRFFGRPPVFNYRREVFSTGDGGIVALDWLAHSDVFNNKDTENEEVHDANTPLVIVIPGLTSDSDSVYIKHLTFYMAKRGWNVVVSNHRGLGGVPLTSDFFYNGGWTNDLRRVVKHIRSKSPDVPLFVVGTSLGANMMVKYIGEDGDDILIDGAAAVCCPWDLLICDRFIGRTAVQRIYDKALGAGLKRYAKKHQDFFTRLSNWDGIEKARRIREFDTSGTCIIGKFDTADIYYRESSCAGYVTRVKVPLLCISALDDPVCTKEALIWDECRVNKNVILATTEHGGHLGYFDGIDAKGVWWVRAVDEFLTVLGSSKIIRRQNKMPETLLVSPQRSLSSKDPYTWFVKKTDNLIHVDNSSKKAKTDTQESETPSKIDSIIFFLKRFMDQF, from the exons ATGGAGATGATAAGCTCATACTCTGACTCGCCATACAAGCTCTTGTTAATAGCTCTAAGTCGCATACCGGTCACCCATTATGTGATCGGGTTCCTGTCGATTTTGTTTGTTATGGTGTACAATCTCCTTGAGTTCCATATTATTCAAGATATGTTGACTGGATTTAGGGGTCAACGTGTCAGTTTGACGTTCAATCCATGCTCTCAACTCTACCATGAAGTTGTCTCAAAGTGCACACTTCTTCATGGAAG GTATATGTCTACTCCATGGCTTTCTAGTACTCATCTTCAGACTACTTTCTTGAGATTTTTCGGAAGGCCTCCAGTTTTCAACTACAGACG GGAGGTGTTTAGCACAGGTGATGGTGGAATAGTAGCTCTTGATTGGTTGGCGCATTCTGATg TCTTTAATAACAAAGACACGGAAAATGAAGAGGTTCATGACGCTAATACGCCCCTTGTTATAGTGATCCCTGGCTTGACAAGTGATTCTGACTCTGTT TACATAAAACATCTTACTTTCTACATGGCGAAACGTGGCTGGAATGTTGTTGTGAGTAATCATCGAGGCCTAGGTGGCGTACCATTGACC TCTGATTTCTTTTACAATGGTGGATGGACAAATGATTTACGTAGAGTAGTTAAACATATTCGCTCCAAATCCCCCgatgttcctttgtttgttgTTGGAACCAGTCTTGGAGCAAATATGATG GTAAAATATATAGGTGAAGATGGGGATGACATTCTTATAGATGGGGCCGCGGCAGTTTGTTGTCCTTGGGACCTCCTG ATATGTGACAGGTTTATTGGGCGAACTGCAGTGCAGAGGATCTATGACAAAGCCTTGGGAGCAGGTTTAAAACGTTATGCAAAGAA GCATCAGGATTTCTTTACTCGCCTTTCCAACTGGGATGGCATTGAAAAG GCACGCCGTATTCGAGAGTTTGACACCAGTGGCACCTGCATTATTGGAAAGTTTGAT ACGGCTGACATATACTATAGGGAATCCAGTTGTGCTGGTTATGTTACACGCGTAAAGGTACCCCTTCTTTGCATCAGTGCATTAGATGATCCAGTTTGCACCAAAGAAGCACTAATATGGGATGAATGTCG GGTGAACAAGAACGTTATTTTAGCTACTACAGAGCACGGAGGGCATCTGGGATATTTTGATGGAATTGATGCAAAGGGCGTTTG GTGGGTAAGAGCTGTCGATGAGTTCCTCACTGTTCTGGGCTCTAGCAAAATAATCCGCAGACAAAATAAG ATGCCAGAAACACTACTGGTCAGTCCTCAGAGGTCACTAAGCAGCAAAGATCCATACACTTGGTTTGTGAAGAAAACTGACAATCTAATACATGTAGACAATTCTTCAAAAAAGGCAAAGACCGATACACAAGAGTCCGAGACTCCTTCGAAAATTGACAGTATAATATTCTTTCTAAAAAGGTTCATGGATCAGTTTTAG
- the LOC122599254 gene encoding uncharacterized protein At5g49945-like, which translates to MAKHRSSPSLYLITLLTIFSLTLLHISADSHFEGFDADDEIDLADETLPDLPLRRSPPPATTLSASDPPPSSAPSPVSDLPTKPSSPASSSFDFWDEDEFEGFPVEIPLENPDILAGSGGEKTEPAGLESGSEQNPNSETPKASRNIRNYTVEIISVSILIIFATNYFTGKKENETLALAWAAKFATNGSIFEKNFSLLGVGEGEDSPLLLKEGQNVFKFYASGRRFCSAVLGTIELKSRHDLIARLYNMIVPCKDEITFEVYMNDDAMDCVVFGLARKKAAKVMHKEDRDLQRFGSLMAPPGNRKWVAEELGVVTESKEVANDLITEAVLDQVFGEKAFEKYGNMFISMHFSDQHPSTHRKMLIFKFALPAVDHMADMTRLVALIPYYIDLIGRYKLSSQARSKPEAARAKLAQEVYKELQYARQEAIQRKKLEKKKMTEEAETKLNAEALRKKEAKERARQLKKAMPKIKMSRGG; encoded by the exons ATGGCGAAACACCGATCTTCACCATCTCTCTACCTCATCACTCTCCTCACCATCTTCTCTTTAACCCTCCTCCACATCTCCGCCGATTCCCACTTCGAAGGCTTCGACGCCGACGACGAAATCGATCTCGCCGACGAAACTCTCCCCGATCTCCCTCTCCGCCGTTCCCCTCCTCCTGCCACCACCTTATCAGCCTCCGATCCTCCGCCTTCATCAGCCCCTTCTCCTGTTTCCGATCTCCCCACCAAACCCTCTTCACCCGCTTcttcatcttttgatttctgGGATGAAGACGAATTTGAAGGCTTCCCTGTTGAAATCCCACTTGAAAACCCCGACATTCTGGCCGGTTCAGGTGGAGAAAAAACCGAACCGGCAGGACTTGAGTCGGGTTCTGAACAAAACCCAAATTCAGAAACACCcaaagcttctagaaatattAGAAATTATACTGTTGAGATAATATCCGTATCTATATTGATTATATTTGCTACTAATTATTTTACTGGTAAAAAGGAAAATGAGACTTTAGCTTTAGCTTGGGCTGCAAAATTTGCAACAAACGGGTCGATTTTTGAGAAGAATTTTAGTTTGTTAGGTGTAGGAGAAGGTGAGGATTCTCCTTTGTTGTTGAAAGAAGGGCAAAATGTGTTTAAGTTTTACGCGAGTGGGCGTAGGTTTTGTTCGGCAGTTTTGGGGACAATAGAGTTGAAAAGCCGGCATGATTTGATTGCTAGGTTGTATAATATGATTGTGCCGTGTAAAGATGAGATTACGTTCGAGGTTTATATGAACGATGATGCTATGGATTGTGTTGTTTTTGGTTTGGCGAGAAAGAAGGCGGCCAAGGTTATGCATAAGGAGGATAGGGATTTGCAGAGGTTTGGGAGTTTGATGGCTCCACCGGGTAATAGGAAATGGGTTGCGGAGGAATTAGGTGTTGTTACGGAGTCTAAAGAGGTGGCAAATGATTTGATCACTGAGGCTGTTCTTGATCAG GTTTTTGGTGAAAAAGCATTCGAGAAATATGGGAATATGTTTATCTCGATGCATTTCTCTGATCAACATCCAAGTACTCACAGGAAGATGTTGATTTTTAAGTTTGCTCTTCCTGCTGTTGATCACATGGCTGACATGACACGACTTGTGGCTCTAATTCCCTATTACATTGATTTAATTGGCCGTTACAAACTCAGCTCACAG GCTCGATCTAAACCTGAAGCAGCCAGGGCGAAACTTGCACAAGAAGTGTACAAGGAACTTCAGTATGCCAGACAAGAAGCAATTCAGAGAAAGAAGTTAGAGAAAAAGAAGATGACAGAAGAGGCTGAGACAAAGCTCAATGCTGAGGCTTTACGCAAGAAAGAAGCAAAAGAACGTGCTCGTCAGTTGAAGAAAGCAATGCCTAAGATTAAGATGTCTCGTGGTGGTTAA